Proteins from one Pseudomonas sp. KBS0710 genomic window:
- a CDS encoding triacylglycerol lipase — translation MPDFLATRYPLVLVPGMLGFVRVGFFPYWYGIVPALRAGGAQVFAIQVAPLDSSEVRGEQLLAHIEQIRRETGADKVNLIGHSQGALTARYAAAMRPEWVASVTSVAGPNHGSELADHIHAHYPPASVKGRLMSAVFHLVAWVMGLLESGYRGPRFKADLEASHHSLTSAGVALFNRQYPQGLPETWGGQGAEVVNGVRYYSWSGTLQPGKTDRGRNLLDGTNRSCRLFARSFVREKGQCDGMVGRYSSHLGTVIGDDYALDHFDIVNQSMGLVGKGAEPIRLFVEHARRLKAAGV, via the coding sequence ATGCCCGATTTCCTCGCCACGCGTTACCCCTTGGTGTTGGTACCCGGCATGCTGGGCTTCGTGCGCGTAGGCTTTTTCCCTTACTGGTACGGCATTGTCCCGGCACTGCGGGCGGGTGGGGCGCAGGTATTTGCGATTCAGGTGGCGCCACTGGACTCCAGCGAGGTGCGCGGCGAGCAGTTGCTGGCGCACATCGAACAAATCCGCCGCGAGACCGGCGCCGACAAGGTCAACTTGATCGGCCACAGCCAGGGCGCGCTCACCGCGCGTTATGCCGCCGCCATGCGCCCGGAGTGGGTGGCGTCAGTGACGTCGGTGGCCGGCCCCAACCATGGCTCGGAACTGGCGGACCATATTCACGCCCATTACCCGCCGGCCAGTGTGAAAGGCCGACTGATGAGCGCGGTGTTTCATCTGGTTGCCTGGGTGATGGGCTTGCTGGAATCCGGCTATCGCGGCCCGCGCTTCAAGGCCGATCTAGAGGCTTCGCACCATTCTCTTACCAGTGCCGGTGTGGCCTTGTTTAACCGCCAGTATCCCCAAGGGCTGCCCGAAACCTGGGGCGGGCAGGGCGCCGAGGTGGTCAACGGCGTGCGTTATTACTCGTGGTCCGGCACCTTGCAGCCAGGCAAGACCGATCGCGGGCGCAACCTGCTGGACGGCACGAACCGCAGTTGCCGGTTGTTCGCCCGCAGCTTTGTGCGTGAGAAGGGCCAATGTGACGGCATGGTCGGGCGCTACAGCTCGCACCTGGGCACGGTCATCGGCGATGACTACGCCCTGGATCACTTCGATATCGTCAACCAATCCATGGGGCTGGTGGGCAAGGGCGCGGAGCCGATTCGGTTGTTTGTCGAGCATGCCCGGCGGCTGAAGGCGGCCGGGGTTTAA
- a CDS encoding PsiF family protein — translation MKMLRIPLLMMGLLLCSQGFAATAQQNKMTTCNAEATTKTLKGDDRKAFMKTCLSAPAANDAKTLTPQQQKMKDCNATAKTKALAGDARKTFMSTCLKGN, via the coding sequence ATGAAGATGCTGCGTATTCCGTTGTTGATGATGGGCCTGCTGCTGTGTTCCCAAGGCTTCGCTGCCACAGCCCAGCAAAATAAAATGACCACCTGCAATGCCGAAGCCACCACCAAGACGCTCAAGGGCGATGACCGCAAGGCTTTTATGAAGACCTGCCTGTCGGCGCCGGCCGCCAACGATGCCAAGACCCTGACTCCGCAGCAGCAGAAGATGAAAGACTGCAATGCCACGGCGAAAACCAAGGCGTTGGCTGGCGATGCGCGTAAAACCTTTATGAGCACCTGCCTCAAAGGCAACTGA
- a CDS encoding DMT family transporter, whose protein sequence is MQYAYPLLAIFIWAGNTVVNKLAVGSIFPAEIGFYRWLLAALLFTPFMLKPVLANWALIRPNLGKIFILGVLGMAVYQSLAYYAATLTSATNMGIILSLMPLMSLTAAIISLGQRLTFGALTGAVLSFAGVVVVVSAGNLGALLQHGLNLGDAMMLFATLAYAVYSTLLKKWQLRLPPLVLLYLQILVAVVVLFPLFLFSAKAGLGWANIPLVLYACLLASMLAPLAWMHSVKHLGPSRTTLFFNLLPLITALIAAVVLKEELAMYHLVGGLLTLGGVILSERWTTPVRREVGVACDER, encoded by the coding sequence ATGCAATACGCGTATCCCCTGCTGGCCATCTTTATCTGGGCCGGTAATACCGTGGTCAACAAATTGGCCGTGGGTTCGATCTTCCCCGCAGAAATCGGCTTTTACCGCTGGTTGCTGGCGGCGCTGCTGTTTACCCCTTTCATGCTCAAGCCGGTGCTGGCCAACTGGGCGCTGATCCGTCCGAACCTGGGCAAGATCTTTATCCTCGGCGTGCTGGGCATGGCGGTGTATCAAAGCCTGGCCTATTACGCCGCGACGCTGACCAGCGCCACCAACATGGGCATCATCCTCTCGCTGATGCCGTTGATGTCGCTGACTGCCGCCATCATCAGCCTCGGCCAACGCCTCACCTTCGGCGCGCTGACCGGCGCGGTGCTGTCGTTCGCAGGCGTTGTGGTGGTGGTCTCGGCCGGCAACCTCGGCGCATTACTGCAACACGGGCTCAACCTGGGTGACGCGATGATGCTGTTCGCCACCCTGGCCTACGCGGTCTACAGCACCCTGCTGAAAAAATGGCAACTGCGCCTGCCGCCGTTGGTATTGCTGTACTTGCAGATCCTGGTGGCGGTGGTGGTGCTGTTTCCGTTGTTTCTGTTCTCGGCCAAGGCCGGCTTGGGCTGGGCGAATATTCCCCTGGTGCTGTACGCGTGCTTGCTGGCGTCGATGCTGGCGCCACTGGCCTGGATGCATTCGGTCAAACACCTGGGGCCAAGCCGCACCACGCTGTTTTTCAATTTGCTGCCGCTGATTACCGCCTTGATTGCGGCAGTGGTGCTGAAGGAAGAACTGGCGATGTATCACTTGGTCGGCGGTTTGCTGACCTTGGGCGGGGTGATTTTGTCGGAGCGTTGGACGACGCCGGTGCGCCGCGAGGTTGGGGTTGCCTGCGATGAACGATAA
- a CDS encoding helix-turn-helix transcriptional regulator has translation MARHTVRLADFRSLPSPVYFRYSEFAPDTECTPHRHGWGSLDYSANGVMRMEVAGNRFMSPPQYAVWIPPNTEHSSYNAQAIVYRSVGLAPELCAQLPQAPCTLAISDILKAILSDFAQRDVNIPQTEADTRLAQVLVDQLKQAPIHDCFLPYARHPGLLSVLEGMQAEPGDNRPLAQWAEQVHVSERTLARQFVRELGMSFGEWRQRLRYLAAIEALDSDRSVQHVAFDLGYSSASAFIAMFQRHASCTPEQYRRSNIRGR, from the coding sequence ATGGCCAGACACACTGTACGCCTCGCGGATTTTCGCAGCCTGCCCAGCCCGGTGTACTTCCGCTACTCCGAATTCGCCCCCGACACCGAATGCACGCCGCACCGGCATGGCTGGGGTTCGTTGGACTATTCGGCCAATGGCGTGATGCGCATGGAAGTGGCCGGCAACCGCTTTATGTCGCCACCGCAGTACGCGGTGTGGATCCCACCCAATACCGAGCACAGTTCCTACAACGCACAAGCGATTGTGTATCGCTCAGTGGGCCTGGCTCCGGAACTCTGCGCACAACTGCCGCAGGCGCCGTGCACCTTGGCGATCAGTGACATTCTCAAGGCGATACTCAGCGACTTTGCCCAGCGTGACGTCAATATTCCGCAGACCGAGGCCGATACACGCCTGGCCCAGGTGCTGGTGGATCAGCTCAAGCAGGCGCCCATACATGATTGCTTTCTGCCTTATGCACGTCACCCCGGGTTGCTCAGCGTACTCGAAGGGATGCAGGCCGAGCCTGGGGACAATCGCCCGTTGGCGCAGTGGGCTGAGCAAGTGCATGTGAGTGAGCGCACCCTGGCCCGTCAGTTCGTGCGTGAGTTGGGCATGAGCTTCGGCGAATGGCGCCAGCGCCTGCGCTACCTCGCCGCCATCGAAGCCCTGGACAGCGACCGCAGTGTGCAACACGTGGCGTTTGACTTGGGCTACAGCAGCGCCTCGGCGTTTATCGCCATGTTCCAGCGTCACGCCAGCTGCACCCCAGAGCAGTACCGCCGGTCGAATATTCGCGGGCGCTGA
- a CDS encoding AsmA family protein — translation MTRTRKIVVWSCASFAVLIAIVVLVLVFFDWNRIKPPLNAKVSEELHRPFAINGNLAVVWAREPDEGGWRAWVPWPHVIAEDLSLGNPDWSKKPQMVTLKRVELRISPLALLAQRVVIPRIDLTEPSADLQRLADGRANWTFKFDPKDPNAEPSNWVVDIGSIGFDKGHVTLDDQTLKTQLDVIIDLLGKPIPFGEIVGDADAKKALEKGSAPQDYAFGLKVKGQYHGQKLDGTGKIGGLLALQDAAKPFPLQAQVKIADTSIALAGTLTDPLNLGALDLRLKLSGSSLGNLYPLTGVTLPDSPAYSTDGHLIAKLHEASGASFTYENFNGKIGDSDIHGNLSYVASQPRPKLSGTLVSNQLLMTDLAPLIGADSNAKQKARGGESKQPATKVLPVEEFRTERWRDMDADVEFTGKRIVHSADLPFTDLYTHLVLNDGQLSLEPLRFGVAGGKLDAQIRLNGQTTPMEGRAKLTARNFKLKQLFPTFEPMKTSFGELNGDADISGRGNSVAALLGTSNGDLKMLINDGAISRGLMEIAGLNVGNYVVGRLFGDKEVKINCAAADFGIKTGLATTRLFVFDTENAIIYIDGTANMATEQLDLTITPESKGFRLFSLRSPLYVNGPFIKPNAGVKAVPLMLRGAGMVALGVIAGPAAGLLALVAPSGDEPNQCAPLLQQMKEGKAPKTVK, via the coding sequence ATGACGCGCACTCGTAAAATCGTGGTTTGGAGCTGCGCCAGCTTCGCTGTGTTAATCGCTATCGTGGTCTTGGTGCTGGTGTTTTTTGATTGGAACCGCATCAAGCCGCCGCTCAATGCCAAGGTCTCCGAAGAATTGCATCGACCGTTTGCCATTAATGGCAACCTCGCCGTGGTGTGGGCGCGCGAGCCCGACGAAGGCGGTTGGCGTGCCTGGGTGCCGTGGCCGCATGTGATTGCCGAAGACCTGAGCCTGGGCAACCCGGACTGGTCAAAAAAACCGCAGATGGTCACGCTCAAACGCGTTGAGCTGCGCATTTCGCCTTTAGCATTGTTGGCCCAGCGCGTGGTGATCCCGCGTATCGACCTCACCGAGCCGAGTGCCGACTTGCAGCGCCTGGCTGACGGTCGCGCCAACTGGACCTTCAAGTTTGACCCCAAAGACCCCAACGCCGAGCCCTCCAACTGGGTGGTGGACATCGGCTCCATCGGCTTCGACAAGGGCCATGTCACCCTCGACGATCAAACCCTCAAGACCCAGCTGGATGTGATCATCGACCTGCTCGGCAAGCCGATTCCCTTCGGTGAAATCGTCGGTGACGCGGATGCCAAGAAGGCTCTGGAAAAAGGCTCGGCGCCGCAGGATTACGCATTCGGCCTCAAGGTCAAAGGCCAGTACCACGGCCAGAAACTCGACGGCACCGGCAAGATCGGCGGGCTGCTGGCCTTGCAGGACGCGGCCAAGCCGTTCCCGCTGCAAGCGCAAGTTAAGATCGCCGACACCAGCATCGCGCTGGCCGGCACCCTGACTGACCCGCTCAACCTGGGTGCCCTGGACCTGCGCCTGAAACTGTCCGGCAGCAGCCTGGGCAACCTTTACCCGCTGACCGGCGTGACGCTGCCAGACTCCCCGGCCTATTCCACCGACGGCCATCTGATCGCCAAGCTGCATGAGGCCAGCGGCGCGTCATTCACCTACGAAAACTTCAACGGCAAGATTGGCGACAGCGACATCCACGGCAACCTCAGCTACGTCGCCAGCCAGCCACGGCCCAAGCTCAGCGGTACACTGGTGTCCAACCAACTGCTGATGACCGACCTTGCGCCGTTGATTGGTGCCGACTCCAACGCCAAGCAAAAGGCCCGTGGCGGTGAGAGCAAGCAGCCGGCGACCAAAGTACTGCCGGTGGAAGAGTTCCGCACCGAACGCTGGCGTGACATGGATGCCGATGTGGAGTTCACCGGCAAACGCATCGTGCACAGCGCCGACCTGCCGTTCACCGACCTCTACACCCACTTGGTCCTCAACGATGGCCAACTGAGCCTGGAGCCCCTGCGCTTTGGCGTGGCCGGTGGCAAGCTGGATGCGCAGATCCGCTTGAACGGACAAACCACGCCGATGGAAGGCCGTGCCAAGCTGACGGCGCGCAACTTCAAGCTCAAGCAGTTGTTCCCGACATTCGAGCCGATGAAGACCAGCTTTGGTGAACTCAACGGCGATGCCGACATTTCCGGGCGCGGCAACTCCGTGGCAGCCTTGCTGGGCACCTCCAACGGCGACCTGAAAATGTTGATCAATGACGGCGCCATCAGCCGCGGCCTGATGGAAATTGCCGGGCTCAACGTGGGCAACTACGTGGTCGGCCGCTTGTTTGGCGACAAGGAAGTGAAGATCAACTGCGCGGCGGCGGACTTTGGCATCAAGACCGGTCTGGCAACGACGCGGCTGTTTGTGTTCGATACCGAGAACGCGATCATTTATATCGATGGCACGGCGAACATGGCGACCGAGCAGTTGGACTTGACCATCACGCCCGAATCAAAAGGCTTCCGCCTCTTTTCCCTGCGCTCGCCGCTGTACGTCAACGGTCCTTTTATCAAGCCGAATGCAGGTGTGAAAGCGGTGCCGTTGATGTTGCGTGGTGCCGGGATGGTCGCGCTCGGTGTGATCGCCGGCCCGGCTGCCGGGTTGCTGGCATTGGTCGCACCAAGCGGTGATGAACCCAACCAGTGCGCACCGTTGCTGCAACAGATGAAGGAAGGCAAGGCGCCCAAGACTGTGAAGTAA
- a CDS encoding FMN-dependent NADH-azoreductase, with protein sequence MKKMLVIHASPRGERSHSRRLAESFLQAWQAANPGAQLTRREVGRAAIPHVSEAFVAANFYPEPQSLPQVMKADLQLSDQLVGELIDHELLVISMPLYNFGVPSGLKAWIDQIVRMGLTFDITLDSHGNAQYQALLKGKRALIITSRGGNGFGPGGENEAMNHADPHLRTVLGYIGIDDIQVIAAEGEESDKSVFLRAFAEAERQLHDLAGHF encoded by the coding sequence ATGAAAAAAATGCTTGTGATACATGCCAGTCCACGTGGCGAACGTTCGCACTCGCGGCGCCTGGCCGAGTCGTTTCTGCAGGCCTGGCAAGCCGCCAACCCCGGCGCCCAACTGACCCGCCGCGAAGTCGGCCGCGCCGCCATTCCCCATGTCAGCGAAGCCTTCGTGGCGGCCAATTTCTACCCTGAGCCGCAATCATTGCCGCAGGTGATGAAGGCCGATCTACAACTCAGCGATCAACTGGTTGGCGAGCTGATCGACCATGAACTGCTGGTCATCTCCATGCCGCTGTACAACTTCGGTGTGCCCAGCGGCCTCAAGGCCTGGATCGATCAGATCGTGCGCATGGGCCTCACCTTCGATATCACCCTGGACAGCCACGGCAACGCGCAATACCAGGCGTTGCTCAAGGGCAAGCGCGCGTTGATCATCACCAGCCGAGGCGGCAACGGCTTTGGCCCAGGTGGCGAGAACGAGGCGATGAATCACGCTGACCCGCACCTGCGCACAGTGCTGGGCTACATTGGTATCGACGACATCCAGGTGATTGCCGCCGAGGGTGAGGAATCGGACAAAAGCGTGTTCCTGCGCGCCTTTGCAGAGGCCGAGCGCCAGTTGCACGACCTGGCCGGGCATTTCTAA
- a CDS encoding bacterioferritin, with protein sequence MTQANLTDVATLRSRARQHVENGAVTEGYDADREEIIRLLNESLATELVCVLRYKRHYFMASGLKASVAADEFLEHATQEAEHADKLAERIVQLGGEPEFNPDLLSKNSHAQYVAGNTLKEMVYEDLVAERIAVDSYREIIQYIGDKDPTTRRIFEDILAQEEEHADDMADILQDL encoded by the coding sequence ATGACCCAAGCAAACTTGACCGACGTTGCCACCCTGCGCAGCCGCGCCCGCCAGCACGTCGAAAACGGCGCCGTGACCGAAGGCTACGACGCCGACCGTGAAGAAATTATCCGCCTGCTCAACGAGTCGCTGGCCACTGAGCTGGTCTGCGTGTTGCGCTACAAGCGACACTACTTCATGGCCAGCGGCTTGAAAGCCAGTGTCGCCGCCGATGAGTTCCTGGAGCACGCCACCCAGGAAGCCGAACACGCCGATAAACTGGCCGAGCGCATCGTGCAACTGGGCGGTGAGCCGGAGTTCAACCCCGACCTGCTGTCGAAGAACTCCCACGCTCAATACGTGGCTGGCAACACCTTGAAGGAAATGGTCTACGAAGACCTGGTGGCCGAACGGATCGCGGTGGACAGCTATCGCGAAATCATCCAGTACATCGGTGATAAAGACCCGACTACACGTCGCATCTTTGAAGACATCCTGGCCCAGGAAGAAGAACACGCCGATGACATGGCGGATATTCTGCAGGACCTGTAA
- a CDS encoding AI-2E family transporter: MPTFSQRHVLLLVSCIIIFGGLLLVLPLKLLPSLLAGLLVYELVNMLTPQLQRLIEGRRARWLAVALLGTLIVSVLTLIFAGAISFLLHEAENPGASLDKFMGVVDRARGQLPPFVDAYLPASAAEFRVAIGDWLSKHLSELQLVGKDAAHMFVTLLIGMVLGAIIALQRVPDLTKRKPLAAALFDRLHLLVQAFRNIVFAQIKIAALNTAFTAIFLAVVLPLCGIHLPLTKTLIVLTFLVGLLPVIGNLISNTLITIVALSLSIWVAVAALGYLIVIHKVEYFLNARIVGGQISAKSWELLLAMLVFEAAFGLPGVVAGPIYYAYLKSELKLAGMV, translated from the coding sequence ATGCCAACGTTTTCTCAGCGTCACGTGTTGTTGCTGGTCAGTTGCATCATCATTTTCGGCGGGCTCTTGCTGGTTCTGCCGCTCAAGCTGCTGCCGAGCCTGCTGGCCGGCCTGCTGGTTTATGAACTGGTCAACATGCTTACCCCGCAGTTGCAGCGACTGATTGAAGGCCGGCGTGCGCGTTGGCTGGCGGTGGCCTTGCTGGGCACCTTGATCGTCAGCGTGCTGACCCTGATCTTCGCCGGCGCCATCAGCTTCCTGCTCCACGAAGCGGAAAACCCTGGGGCTTCCCTGGACAAATTCATGGGCGTGGTCGACCGCGCGCGCGGGCAACTGCCGCCGTTCGTTGACGCCTACTTGCCCGCCAGCGCCGCCGAGTTTCGCGTGGCCATCGGCGATTGGCTGAGCAAACACCTGAGCGAGCTGCAACTGGTCGGCAAAGACGCGGCCCACATGTTCGTCACCCTGCTGATTGGCATGGTGCTCGGCGCCATCATTGCCCTGCAGCGTGTGCCCGACCTGACCAAGCGCAAACCCCTGGCCGCCGCGCTGTTCGACCGCCTGCACCTGTTGGTCCAAGCGTTTCGCAACATCGTCTTCGCCCAGATCAAGATTGCCGCGCTCAATACGGCTTTCACTGCGATTTTTCTCGCGGTCGTGTTGCCGCTCTGCGGTATCCACCTTCCCCTGACCAAAACCCTGATCGTGCTGACCTTCCTGGTCGGCCTGCTGCCGGTGATCGGCAACCTGATCTCCAACACCCTGATCACCATCGTCGCGCTGTCGCTGTCGATCTGGGTGGCAGTGGCGGCGTTGGGGTATTTGATCGTGATCCACAAGGTCGAGTACTTCCTCAACGCGCGCATCGTCGGCGGGCAGATCAGTGCCAAATCCTGGGAATTGCTGCTGGCGATGCTGGTGTTTGAAGCGGCCTTCGGTTTGCCAGGTGTGGTGGCGGGGCCGATTTATTATGCGTATTTGAAGAGTGAGTTGAAGCTGGCGGGGATGGTTTAA
- a CDS encoding LysR substrate-binding domain-containing protein gives MFASLPLTALRTFESASRLLSFKAAAEELSVTPTAVSHQIRSLETWLGVPLFERLPRRVRLTDSGERLFRSLHGALLEVAQNLDTLRPQRSTGHLTVSTTPAFAALWLVPRLGRFYAAHPDINLRLDTQCEVVDLQQDASVDLVIRYSLGDYPNLYGQCLFDECFAVYGSPEQVARASTQVPTLISVRWHNSELYALGWQAWCDKAGEAWLGLGPLREYDEEHYALQAAIAGQGLVLASNILVSESVASGLLVPYRPQISVGGAGYSALCVPGRERHPPVRAFFQWVREEAELSGQAV, from the coding sequence ATGTTTGCTTCGCTGCCCCTTACTGCCCTGCGCACGTTCGAATCCGCGTCGCGCCTGCTGAGTTTCAAGGCGGCGGCCGAGGAACTGTCGGTGACCCCCACGGCGGTATCGCATCAGATTCGCTCGCTGGAAACCTGGCTCGGCGTGCCGCTGTTCGAGCGCCTGCCACGCCGGGTGCGCCTGACCGACAGCGGCGAGCGGCTGTTTCGCAGCCTGCATGGCGCCTTGCTGGAGGTGGCACAGAACCTCGACACCTTGCGCCCGCAACGCAGCACCGGGCACCTCACCGTCTCGACCACGCCCGCCTTTGCAGCGTTATGGCTGGTGCCACGGCTGGGGCGTTTTTATGCCGCTCATCCGGACATTAACCTGCGCCTGGACACCCAATGTGAGGTGGTCGACCTGCAACAAGACGCCAGTGTCGACCTGGTGATTCGCTACAGCCTGGGCGATTACCCCAATCTGTACGGCCAATGTTTGTTCGACGAGTGTTTTGCGGTGTACGGCTCGCCCGAGCAGGTCGCGCGGGCCAGTACTCAGGTGCCGACCCTGATCAGCGTGCGCTGGCACAACTCCGAGCTCTATGCCCTGGGCTGGCAAGCCTGGTGTGATAAAGCGGGTGAAGCCTGGCTCGGCCTGGGTCCGTTGCGAGAATACGACGAGGAACACTACGCGCTGCAGGCGGCAATTGCCGGCCAAGGGCTGGTGCTGGCGAGCAATATCCTGGTGTCCGAAAGCGTCGCCAGCGGCCTGCTGGTGCCCTATCGGCCGCAGATCAGTGTGGGCGGTGCCGGCTATAGCGCGCTGTGTGTGCCGGGGCGTGAGCGGCATCCGCCGGTGCGGGCGTTTTTCCAGTGGGTGCGGGAGGAAGCCGAGCTATCCGGCCAGGCGGTGTGA